A region of Paenibacillus thiaminolyticus DNA encodes the following proteins:
- a CDS encoding formate--tetrahydrofolate ligase produces the protein MRTIVDVAARIGVPAEQLELYGKYKAKLGQEVWEANAHRPDGKLILVSAMNPTPAGEGKTLTTIGLTQGLNRIGRQAVAALREPSLGPCMGMKGGATGSGRAQIVPAEDINLHFTGDIHAITSAHNLLAAMIDNHLYQGNALGIQPERIVWKRAVDMNDRALRHIVVGLGDGNGAVREDGFMITTASEIMAALCLSEDMDDLRTRLGRMVVAYTYEGEPVTASQLQAVEAMCVLLKDAIYPNLVQTVEGDPVLVHGGPFANIAHGCSSVRATRYALKLADYVVTEAGFGADLGAEKFMDIKCRQSGLAPSVVVLVATVRALKYNGGLAKDQLEQESPEALAAGFANLRRHVENMRSFGVPVVVAVNRFAADTEKELEAVQRMCSEIGTEAILSEAWAKGGEGAAALAEAVVRLADAQEEGRFRLLYEDELPIEEKIEAIVTRIYRGAEIAYSPAAKRALRELKRFDTAKLPVCMAKTPYSFSDRPGLLGAPEGFTLEVRDIRWSAGAGFIVVHTGQVLTMPGLPKHPAAERIRLDEEQGVVGLSGQ, from the coding sequence ATGAGAACAATAGTTGACGTTGCAGCCCGTATCGGCGTGCCGGCAGAGCAGCTTGAGCTCTACGGCAAGTATAAGGCGAAGCTGGGCCAGGAAGTATGGGAGGCGAATGCGCATCGGCCTGACGGCAAGCTGATTCTCGTCTCGGCGATGAATCCGACGCCGGCGGGAGAAGGGAAGACGCTGACGACGATCGGGCTGACGCAGGGGCTGAACCGCATCGGCCGGCAGGCGGTGGCAGCGCTGCGCGAGCCGTCGCTAGGGCCTTGCATGGGAATGAAGGGCGGCGCGACCGGCAGCGGACGCGCGCAGATTGTGCCGGCGGAGGACATCAATCTTCATTTTACCGGAGATATTCACGCGATTACGTCGGCGCATAATCTTTTGGCCGCCATGATCGACAATCATCTGTATCAGGGCAACGCGCTCGGCATCCAGCCGGAACGCATCGTCTGGAAGCGGGCTGTCGATATGAACGACCGCGCGCTGCGGCATATCGTCGTCGGGCTGGGCGACGGCAACGGCGCCGTGCGGGAAGACGGCTTCATGATTACGACGGCTTCGGAGATTATGGCCGCGCTCTGTCTGTCCGAGGATATGGACGACCTGCGGACGCGGCTCGGCCGGATGGTGGTCGCCTATACCTATGAGGGCGAGCCGGTAACCGCATCGCAACTGCAAGCTGTCGAGGCGATGTGCGTGCTGCTGAAGGACGCCATCTACCCGAACCTGGTCCAGACCGTGGAAGGGGATCCGGTATTGGTGCATGGCGGTCCGTTCGCGAACATTGCGCACGGCTGCAGCAGCGTGCGGGCGACGCGCTATGCGCTGAAGCTGGCCGACTATGTCGTGACCGAGGCCGGGTTCGGCGCCGATCTGGGCGCGGAGAAGTTCATGGATATCAAATGCCGCCAGAGCGGACTGGCGCCGTCGGTTGTCGTCCTGGTTGCGACTGTGCGCGCCCTGAAGTATAATGGCGGCTTGGCGAAGGATCAGTTGGAGCAGGAGTCTCCGGAGGCGCTCGCGGCCGGATTTGCTAATCTCCGCCGCCACGTGGAGAATATGCGGAGCTTCGGCGTGCCGGTTGTCGTCGCGGTGAACCGGTTCGCGGCCGATACGGAGAAGGAGCTGGAGGCCGTTCAGCGGATGTGCAGCGAGATTGGAACGGAGGCGATTCTGTCCGAAGCATGGGCGAAGGGCGGAGAAGGCGCAGCGGCGCTGGCGGAAGCCGTCGTGCGGCTGGCCGACGCGCAGGAAGAGGGCCGGTTCCGGCTGCTGTACGAGGATGAGCTGCCGATCGAAGAGAAGATCGAAGCGATCGTCACCCGCATTTACCGTGGAGCGGAGATAGCCTACAGCCCCGCCGCCAAGCGGGCGCTGCGAGAGCTGAAGCGGTTCGATACGGCAAAGCTCCCGGTCTGCATGGCGAAGACGCCGTATTCGTTCAGCGATCGGCCGGGTCTCCTCGGCGCCCCGGAAGGGTTCACGCTGGAGGTGCGCGATATCCGCTGGTCCGCGGGTGCAGGCTTCATCGTCGTGCATACCGGCCAGGTGCTGACGATGCCGGGCTTGCCGAAGCATCCGGCTGCGGAGAGGATCCGCCTCGATGAGGAGCAGGGCGTCGTCGGACTGAGCGGACAATAG
- a CDS encoding MTH1187 family thiamine-binding protein, with protein sequence MALAEITVIPIGTESTSLSSYVADMQRALEQVDGIVYELTAMGTIIEGPLDRLFEAVRALHESPFQGGASRVSTVVKIDDRRDKAGSIGQKLASVREKLEH encoded by the coding sequence ATGGCGCTGGCAGAGATTACGGTCATCCCTATCGGGACAGAGTCGACGAGTTTGAGCTCGTACGTCGCCGATATGCAGCGTGCCCTCGAGCAGGTCGACGGAATCGTCTACGAACTGACGGCGATGGGGACGATTATTGAAGGGCCGCTGGATCGATTATTCGAGGCGGTACGCGCATTGCATGAGAGCCCATTCCAGGGCGGGGCTTCCCGGGTGTCGACCGTCGTGAAAATCGACGATCGCCGCGACAAGGCTGGATCAATCGGGCAGAAGCTGGCTTCCGTTCGGGAAAAGCTGGAGCATTAA
- a CDS encoding glycerophosphodiester phosphodiesterase has translation MNTLNLRTRRPFQMIRGVLQVWKYAYRPFLLFELFYKLMTIGLFIPFMSIVFNKILEIGGFGAAANHDLLRFVLSRYGLLSLVLLAPVAMMLIYTEFAVLIYIAYYGMQGKTVRLRAVVLKALSRLPGLWRIGIFGLALYLLLLFPLLNTGFGSSLLPNVSIPNFITGELMKTSTGTAAFILFFTIVAILNLLCIYALPILVLEDSNQFWRAFAKSARLFWKSKWSILRAVGEWVLVFVLIIAVYIALIAAAIAMLPESLPETAIVTVGGVISFGVYVMTLVMTPLFITVVTRLYVRYAGKKHISLHSDEPDIAGGPTRAGRRLFASQHRPKLALFGLLMLIAIGWGVTALLTDWGEAKDKFVIIAHRGNVNTGVENTMDAFEGAVEAGADYIELDILQTQDRKLAVIHDHNLKRLARHNVNVYDLTLAELQDIPLFQNGYAGRVPSLDEVLDAMKGRIRLNLELKTHGYETPDYVSSFIDTIRRHQAENEVVVSSLEYNLLQELKEKAPELKAGYIIYATFAPLNRFDADFFVVEEAFVTARLVASAKLIGKPLYVWTINDPERAAHFYSLGVDGIITDIPKEAREAIKELGGEPVFLLNLE, from the coding sequence ATGAACACCTTGAACCTACGGACGCGGCGTCCGTTCCAAATGATTCGCGGGGTGCTGCAGGTCTGGAAATATGCTTACCGGCCCTTTCTTCTTTTCGAGCTGTTCTATAAGCTAATGACAATCGGGTTATTCATCCCGTTCATGTCGATCGTCTTCAACAAAATATTGGAGATCGGCGGCTTCGGGGCCGCAGCCAATCATGATCTGCTGCGCTTCGTCCTGAGCCGGTACGGATTGCTCAGTCTCGTCCTGCTCGCTCCGGTGGCGATGATGCTGATTTATACCGAATTCGCCGTTCTTATTTATATCGCTTATTATGGGATGCAAGGCAAAACGGTCCGGCTGCGCGCCGTCGTGCTCAAAGCATTATCCCGCCTTCCTGGGCTGTGGCGCATCGGGATATTTGGCCTGGCGCTATACCTGCTTCTGCTTTTCCCGCTGCTGAATACGGGCTTCGGCTCCTCGCTGCTGCCGAACGTCTCGATTCCGAACTTCATTACGGGAGAACTGATGAAGACCAGCACTGGAACGGCAGCATTTATCCTGTTCTTCACAATCGTCGCCATTCTGAACTTGCTCTGCATCTATGCGCTGCCCATCCTTGTGTTGGAGGATTCGAACCAGTTCTGGCGTGCCTTCGCGAAGAGTGCCCGTCTGTTCTGGAAGAGCAAATGGTCGATTCTCCGGGCTGTCGGCGAATGGGTGCTCGTGTTCGTGCTGATCATCGCCGTCTACATCGCCCTGATCGCGGCGGCGATTGCCATGCTGCCGGAAAGTCTCCCCGAGACAGCCATCGTCACGGTCGGGGGCGTCATCAGCTTCGGGGTCTACGTGATGACGCTCGTCATGACGCCCCTGTTCATCACCGTCGTCACCCGGCTCTATGTCCGGTACGCAGGCAAGAAACACATCTCCCTGCATTCGGACGAGCCGGATATTGCCGGAGGCCCGACCCGGGCGGGAAGACGTCTCTTCGCCTCACAGCATCGCCCGAAGCTGGCCCTGTTCGGCCTGCTCATGCTCATTGCGATCGGCTGGGGCGTCACGGCGCTGCTGACCGACTGGGGCGAAGCGAAAGATAAGTTCGTCATCATCGCCCACCGCGGGAATGTGAACACGGGGGTCGAGAATACGATGGACGCGTTCGAAGGAGCGGTCGAGGCCGGGGCCGATTATATTGAACTGGACATTTTGCAGACGCAGGATCGGAAGCTGGCCGTCATTCACGACCACAATCTGAAGCGCCTGGCGCGGCACAATGTCAATGTCTATGATCTGACTCTGGCTGAGCTGCAGGACATTCCGCTCTTCCAGAACGGATATGCCGGACGTGTTCCTTCGCTGGATGAAGTGCTGGATGCGATGAAGGGCCGGATCCGCCTCAACCTCGAGCTGAAGACACATGGTTATGAGACGCCGGACTATGTCTCCAGCTTCATCGATACGATTCGCCGGCATCAGGCCGAGAATGAGGTTGTCGTGTCCAGTCTCGAGTATAATCTGCTTCAAGAGTTGAAGGAAAAGGCTCCCGAGTTGAAGGCCGGCTATATAATTTACGCCACCTTCGCGCCGCTGAACCGGTTCGATGCCGATTTCTTCGTCGTGGAGGAGGCCTTCGTCACCGCCCGCCTGGTCGCCTCCGCCAAGCTGATCGGCAAGCCGCTCTATGTGTGGACAATTAACGACCCGGAACGAGCGGCCCACTTCTACTCGCTCGGGGTAGACGGCATTATTACCGACATTCCGAAGGAAGCGAGGGAAGCCATCAAGGAGCTTGGCGGGGAACCGGTCTTTTTGCTTAATCTTGAATAG
- a CDS encoding Glu/Leu/Phe/Val family dehydrogenase, translating to MLQREQAEVLNPYEIVQKQIDTAAAKLQLPEHVTELLKKPKRVLSVSFPVRMDDGTVRIFDGYRSQHNDAIGPTKGGIRFHPDVTLDEVKALSMWMTFKCGVVGLPYGGGKGGVICDPRQMSKGEIERVSRAFMEAISDIVGPERDIPAPDVYTTPQIMGWMMDTYSKLRGHYTPGVITGKPIIIGGSQGRNAATAQGCVYTIQSALQDIGRPMEKATVAIQGFGNAGRIAARLLADLGATIVAVSDSRGGIYAPNGLDLDRVEQLKDEATILEYGQDFHVSNEQLLELDVDILIPAALENVITKENAPRIKARIVAEAANGPTTPEADAILNQKGCIVIPDILANAGGVTVSYFEWVQNLMNYYWSEEEVLDKLQTNMVKSYEAVRDMANEYNTDLRTAAYMISLQRVTEAMRARGWV from the coding sequence ATGTTACAACGTGAACAAGCAGAAGTGCTAAACCCGTACGAAATCGTACAAAAGCAAATCGATACGGCTGCGGCAAAATTACAGTTACCCGAGCATGTTACTGAACTTTTGAAAAAACCGAAACGGGTCTTATCGGTGAGCTTCCCTGTACGGATGGACGATGGTACGGTACGGATTTTTGATGGGTATCGTTCCCAGCACAACGATGCTATTGGACCAACAAAAGGCGGCATCCGATTCCATCCGGACGTGACACTGGACGAGGTCAAAGCATTATCGATGTGGATGACATTCAAATGCGGCGTCGTTGGCCTGCCTTACGGCGGGGGCAAGGGCGGCGTCATTTGCGACCCACGCCAAATGAGCAAAGGGGAAATTGAACGGGTCAGCCGCGCGTTCATGGAAGCCATCTCAGATATTGTAGGACCTGAACGGGACATTCCGGCTCCAGACGTATACACGACACCGCAGATCATGGGCTGGATGATGGACACCTACAGCAAGCTGCGCGGACATTATACGCCGGGCGTCATTACAGGCAAACCGATTATTATCGGAGGCTCCCAAGGACGGAATGCAGCGACGGCCCAAGGCTGCGTATATACGATTCAATCGGCGCTTCAAGACATCGGCCGGCCGATGGAGAAGGCCACAGTCGCCATTCAAGGCTTCGGCAACGCCGGACGCATTGCGGCTCGCCTGCTGGCCGACCTCGGCGCGACTATCGTAGCCGTAAGCGACTCCCGCGGTGGAATCTACGCTCCGAACGGACTCGATCTCGACCGCGTCGAGCAGTTGAAGGACGAAGCGACGATTTTGGAATACGGTCAAGATTTCCACGTTTCGAACGAGCAACTCCTTGAACTAGACGTCGACATCCTCATTCCGGCAGCATTGGAAAATGTCATCACGAAGGAAAATGCCCCTCGTATCAAAGCCCGCATCGTCGCGGAAGCAGCGAACGGCCCGACGACACCGGAGGCGGACGCCATCCTGAATCAAAAAGGCTGCATCGTCATTCCCGATATTTTGGCAAATGCCGGCGGCGTAACCGTATCCTACTTCGAATGGGTACAGAACTTGATGAACTACTACTGGAGCGAAGAGGAAGTCCTCGACAAGCTGCAGACGAATATGGTCAAGTCGTACGAAGCGGTACGCGACATGGCCAATGAATACAATACGGACCTGCGTACGGCCGCATACATGATCTCGCTTCAACGCGTTACTGAAGCTATGCGCGCTCGCGGCTGGGTGTAA
- a CDS encoding SGNH/GDSL hydrolase family protein — protein sequence MNSSVPKRTMQDGDVVLFQGDSITDAGRQRELPSHLGTGYAFMAAGLFQSMYPQLDVMFLNRGISGDRVCDLQARWEEDCLKLKPTWVSIYIGINDCWRRYSRQDETTAEQFESGYRDIIERTLKELEAQLVLIEPFVLPVPADRTQWREDLDPKIHIVRRLAREYGAYYVPLDGLFAQAAARREPQFWAPDGVHPTPAGHALIAKAWLEAVGAPAF from the coding sequence ATGAACAGCTCAGTACCGAAGCGAACGATGCAAGACGGAGATGTAGTTCTTTTTCAGGGCGACAGCATCACAGATGCGGGCCGTCAGCGGGAGCTGCCCTCTCATCTGGGCACAGGCTATGCCTTCATGGCGGCCGGTCTGTTCCAGAGCATGTACCCGCAGCTCGATGTCATGTTCCTGAACCGGGGCATTAGCGGGGACCGGGTATGCGATCTGCAGGCACGATGGGAGGAAGACTGCCTGAAGCTGAAGCCGACATGGGTCAGCATTTACATCGGGATTAACGATTGCTGGCGGCGCTATAGCCGTCAGGATGAGACGACGGCCGAGCAATTCGAGTCAGGGTACCGTGATATTATTGAACGGACCTTGAAGGAGCTGGAAGCGCAGCTCGTGCTCATCGAGCCGTTCGTGCTGCCGGTGCCAGCTGATCGGACACAATGGCGGGAGGATCTGGATCCGAAGATTCACATTGTGCGCCGGTTAGCCCGTGAATACGGCGCCTATTATGTGCCGCTGGACGGTCTGTTCGCGCAGGCGGCCGCCCGCCGCGAACCGCAATTCTGGGCACCGGATGGCGTGCATCCGACACCGGCGGGCCACGCGCTGATCGCGAAGGCTTGGCTGGAAGCGGTGGGCGCTCCGGCATTCTAA
- a CDS encoding response regulator transcription factor, translated as MTRILIVDDDKEIADLIEIYLRNEGYQLLKAHDGVEALSVLERDPVDLVILDIMMPKLDGMSVCLKIREKQATPVLMLSAKAEDMDKIMGLMTGADDYMVKPFNPLELVARVKSLLRRTYQLNAHIQAGSEPAGVIRIQDLEINKATHSVRVNGQPIHLTSMEFEILYVMASHPGRVYSAEELYERVWQENFNGSHNTVAVHISKLRDKLEAHGDKYIQTVWGVGYKIEQALG; from the coding sequence GTGACCCGCATTTTAATTGTGGATGACGATAAGGAGATTGCCGATTTAATTGAAATATATTTAAGGAACGAAGGCTACCAACTGCTCAAGGCGCATGACGGGGTTGAAGCTTTGTCGGTGCTGGAACGGGATCCGGTGGACCTGGTCATTCTGGATATCATGATGCCGAAGCTGGACGGGATGTCCGTCTGTCTGAAGATTCGGGAAAAGCAGGCGACACCGGTTCTCATGCTGAGCGCCAAAGCAGAGGACATGGACAAAATTATGGGACTGATGACCGGCGCGGATGATTATATGGTGAAGCCGTTCAACCCGTTGGAGCTGGTGGCCCGCGTCAAGTCGCTCCTTCGCCGCACGTATCAGTTGAACGCTCATATCCAGGCCGGTTCCGAGCCTGCCGGAGTCATCCGCATTCAGGATCTTGAGATCAACAAGGCGACACATTCCGTTCGGGTGAACGGGCAGCCGATCCATTTGACCTCGATGGAATTCGAAATTCTCTATGTGATGGCTAGCCATCCTGGAAGAGTCTACAGCGCCGAGGAGTTGTACGAACGGGTGTGGCAGGAGAACTTCAACGGTTCCCACAATACAGTAGCGGTTCATATCAGCAAGCTGCGGGATAAGCTGGAGGCCCATGGCGACAAGTATATTCAGACCGTATGGGGAGTAGGGTATAAGATTGAACAAGCATTGGGCTAA
- a CDS encoding sensor histidine kinase, translating to MFAAGVIRELKEPVTYRIINFLAFELGVVPTMVITGIILFILFYVLLNRQLIASLERITETVQHIADGDFDQRCNITTDDEIGRLAKNIDNMVYQLKNSIEEERLAERTKNELITSVSHDLRTPLTSILGYLGLVEQDRYRDEVELRHYIHIAYEKAERLNVMINDLFEYTRMNGGMTLRTKPMNVSEMAGQLCVHYRYPMEQAGLTLQMSSNTDKCWVNADPDKLVRVFDNLLSNATHYAYSGSVVELHLRQEKDKVEIVVKNAGDPIPSHDLPHIFDRFYRVEKSRSEKTGGSGLGLAIAKTIIELHGGTIRAESSSQATLFIIELPRIDPPDPAYKSQADGASGQGASATAPE from the coding sequence ATGTTTGCGGCTGGTGTGATTCGGGAGCTGAAGGAGCCTGTTACGTACCGAATCATCAACTTCCTGGCGTTTGAGCTGGGTGTTGTGCCTACGATGGTGATTACGGGCATAATCCTGTTCATCCTCTTCTATGTGCTGCTGAACCGCCAACTTATTGCCAGTCTTGAGCGGATTACAGAGACGGTGCAGCATATTGCCGATGGGGATTTCGATCAGCGGTGCAATATTACGACCGATGACGAGATCGGGCGTCTGGCCAAAAACATTGATAACATGGTCTACCAATTGAAGAACTCTATCGAGGAAGAACGGCTGGCGGAACGGACGAAGAATGAGCTGATTACGAGCGTTTCGCATGATCTGCGGACGCCGCTCACCTCGATTCTCGGCTATTTGGGGCTGGTTGAGCAGGATCGTTATCGCGATGAAGTGGAGCTGCGGCATTATATTCATATTGCATATGAAAAGGCCGAGCGGCTGAATGTCATGATTAACGATCTGTTCGAATATACGCGGATGAACGGCGGCATGACCTTGCGCACCAAGCCGATGAACGTGTCAGAGATGGCCGGCCAGCTGTGCGTGCATTACCGGTACCCGATGGAACAGGCTGGATTAACGCTGCAAATGAGCAGCAATACAGACAAATGCTGGGTTAATGCCGATCCGGACAAACTGGTGCGCGTGTTCGACAATCTGTTGTCCAATGCGACGCATTATGCGTACAGCGGTAGCGTCGTGGAGCTTCATCTCCGTCAAGAGAAAGACAAGGTGGAAATTGTCGTCAAAAATGCGGGTGACCCCATCCCGAGCCACGATCTGCCTCATATCTTCGATCGCTTCTATCGCGTCGAAAAATCACGTTCCGAGAAAACCGGCGGCTCCGGACTCGGCCTTGCGATCGCCAAGACGATTATCGAGCTTCACGGCGGAACCATCCGTGCCGAGAGCTCATCCCAGGCGACGCTGTTCATTATCGAGCTTCCGCGAATCGATCCGCCTGATCCTGCTTATAAGAGTCAAGCAGACGGCGCATCCGGGCAGGGCGCCTCAGCCACTGCGCCCGAATAA
- a CDS encoding transposase, giving the protein MIGWTNAGTLEELAGRFPTEDSCIPALFALKWPHGYRCPNCRHTRAYVIRTRRLPLYECSACQHQTSLTAGTIMEGSRTSLRKWIAAIWLVSRRDEGINAVKLSSIIEVTYKTAWAMLHKIRTAISCVDEQEQLEHNVHGFIAYYGSSRQYSCFELTAQEHPLIVAASLAPDGQEQEYKMKLVNRQHMSGKLLLPSGCDDFIEQHVSALTAAISIIRQRFRVKHNSPLYTVFRRAKRWLCDTFRGISGKYLQHYLDEFCYRENAIARHAAEWGHLAEICCARNGARERYLRRASSLRGRSRYTAAA; this is encoded by the coding sequence ATGATTGGTTGGACGAACGCCGGTACGTTGGAGGAGTTGGCGGGTCGGTTCCCTACAGAAGACTCATGTATTCCTGCCCTGTTTGCGCTGAAATGGCCTCATGGCTACCGCTGCCCGAACTGCCGGCATACCCGTGCCTATGTCATCCGGACCCGGCGCCTTCCTTTGTACGAATGCAGCGCTTGCCAGCACCAGACATCCCTAACCGCTGGCACGATCATGGAGGGCAGCAGAACCTCCCTCCGGAAGTGGATAGCCGCGATATGGCTTGTCTCTCGTCGGGATGAAGGTATTAATGCGGTCAAGCTGAGCTCTATTATTGAGGTTACCTACAAGACGGCATGGGCGATGCTCCATAAGATTCGCACTGCGATTAGTTGTGTTGACGAGCAAGAACAGCTCGAGCATAACGTTCATGGCTTTATCGCCTATTACGGCAGCAGCCGCCAATATTCCTGTTTCGAGCTGACGGCACAGGAACATCCGCTTATCGTGGCAGCCTCGCTGGCCCCAGATGGCCAGGAGCAGGAATATAAGATGAAGCTGGTCAACCGGCAGCATATGTCCGGTAAGCTGCTGCTTCCTTCGGGATGCGATGACTTTATTGAACAACATGTATCGGCGCTGACCGCTGCAATCTCAATTATCCGCCAGCGGTTTCGAGTCAAGCACAATAGTCCCCTATATACTGTGTTCCGGCGAGCAAAGCGTTGGCTATGCGATACGTTCCGCGGGATAAGCGGCAAGTACCTGCAGCATTATTTAGATGAATTTTGTTACCGGGAAAATGCAATTGCCCGACACGCAGCCGAATGGGGGCATTTGGCTGAGATATGCTGTGCCAGAAATGGGGCTCGGGAGCGTTATTTGAGGCGGGCAAGCTCATTACGAGGCCGCTCTCGATATACGGCGGCTGCGTGA
- a CDS encoding D-alanyl-D-alanine carboxypeptidase family protein: MMKPVEKKRWVLLGAVLVVGVWFWAQPSALGVKQFLKSALAELQPERDNRLFAHYDLEAEAAIVIDPDTGKVLFFKDDQERKAPASTTKMMTALLGLERKQGNETVEVGAEVLLKEPGESTAGLQPGQEISWYQLIEALMLPSGNDAARTIAVQIGRQESGDPDMNIDEAMKVFVRLMNDRAEELGLRNTHFNNPHGLNDPDHYSSAYDLAIIAQEAMKNKHFRAIVRMTYAEVTPASVGAQGEVSGLVNRNQLLQKGSEYYYEGATGIKTGFTDEAGYCLVSSAVRDGRHLIAVVLHSTSDKVWKDSHKLLDFGFGQLD; encoded by the coding sequence ATGATGAAACCAGTCGAGAAGAAGCGGTGGGTGTTGTTAGGAGCGGTTTTGGTTGTGGGGGTATGGTTTTGGGCGCAGCCGTCGGCTTTGGGGGTTAAGCAGTTTTTGAAGAGTGCTCTGGCTGAATTGCAGCCGGAAAGGGATAACCGGTTGTTCGCACATTATGACTTGGAAGCAGAGGCGGCGATCGTCATTGATCCGGATACGGGGAAGGTGCTCTTTTTCAAAGATGATCAGGAACGGAAGGCGCCTGCCAGCACGACAAAAATGATGACGGCGCTGCTTGGTCTGGAGCGGAAGCAGGGTAATGAGACGGTGGAAGTGGGTGCGGAGGTCCTTCTTAAAGAACCGGGGGAGAGCACGGCGGGGTTGCAGCCGGGTCAGGAAATTTCCTGGTACCAGCTGATTGAAGCGCTGATGCTGCCATCCGGCAATGATGCGGCGCGCACGATCGCGGTCCAGATTGGACGCCAGGAAAGCGGCGATCCGGATATGAACATTGATGAGGCGATGAAGGTGTTCGTTCGTTTAATGAATGACCGGGCTGAGGAGTTGGGGCTGCGCAATACTCATTTCAACAATCCGCACGGTCTGAATGATCCCGATCATTACAGTTCGGCTTATGATTTGGCAATTATTGCCCAAGAGGCGATGAAGAACAAGCATTTCCGCGCGATTGTTCGCATGACGTATGCGGAGGTGACCCCGGCCTCGGTTGGAGCGCAGGGTGAAGTGTCCGGATTGGTCAACCGCAATCAGCTGCTGCAAAAAGGGAGCGAATATTATTATGAAGGAGCGACTGGGATAAAGACCGGCTTTACGGATGAGGCGGGGTATTGTCTCGTGTCGTCGGCGGTGCGGGATGGCCGCCATCTGATTGCCGTCGTGCTCCATTCGACAAGCGATAAGGTGTGGAAGGACTCGCATAAGCTGCTTGATTTCGGATTCGGTCAACTGGATTGA
- a CDS encoding glycoside hydrolase family 130 protein translates to MSQLKILGPDIPNMPWEERPAGHKEVLWRYSNNPVIPRDLLPNSNSIFNSAVVPYEGGFAGVFRCDDKCRYMRLHAGFSKDGMNWDINPEPIKFQCDDPEIGNFIEGYDPRVCWIEDRFYVTWCNIYHGPTIGIAYTYDFKTFHQLENAFLPYNRNGVMFPRKINGKYAMVSRPSDTGHTPFGDIFYSESPDLEHWGHHRHVMAPMGGWQSKKIGAGPIPIETSEGWLMIYHGVLNSCNGFVYAFGAALLDLEQPWKVLYRSEPYLLQPSTLYECVGDVPNVAFPCASLVDAATGRIAIYYGAADTVTALAFGYVDEIIDFVKNNSRVE, encoded by the coding sequence ATGAGCCAATTGAAGATTCTCGGTCCGGATATCCCGAACATGCCGTGGGAAGAGCGGCCAGCAGGCCATAAAGAGGTATTGTGGCGCTATAGCAACAACCCGGTCATCCCGCGTGATTTGCTGCCTAATTCCAATAGTATTTTCAACAGCGCCGTCGTTCCTTACGAAGGCGGATTCGCAGGCGTCTTCCGCTGCGATGACAAATGCCGTTACATGCGGCTTCATGCCGGCTTCAGCAAAGACGGTATGAACTGGGACATCAACCCGGAACCAATCAAGTTCCAATGCGACGATCCAGAGATCGGCAACTTCATCGAAGGCTACGATCCGCGCGTATGCTGGATCGAAGACCGCTTCTATGTTACCTGGTGCAACATTTACCACGGGCCGACAATCGGTATCGCTTACACATACGATTTCAAGACATTCCATCAGCTTGAAAATGCATTCTTGCCTTACAACCGCAACGGGGTTATGTTCCCGCGCAAAATTAACGGCAAATATGCAATGGTGAGCCGTCCATCCGACACGGGCCATACTCCATTCGGCGATATTTTTTACAGCGAGAGCCCGGATCTGGAGCACTGGGGACATCACCGCCATGTCATGGCGCCTATGGGCGGATGGCAGAGCAAGAAGATTGGCGCAGGCCCAATCCCAATCGAGACAAGCGAAGGCTGGCTGATGATCTACCACGGCGTGCTCAACTCCTGCAACGGCTTTGTGTACGCATTCGGCGCCGCGCTGCTTGACTTGGAGCAGCCTTGGAAAGTCCTGTACCGCAGCGAGCCATACCTGCTGCAACCATCCACCCTGTACGAATGCGTCGGGGACGTTCCGAACGTTGCATTCCCATGCGCTTCGCTCGTGGATGCCGCTACCGGCCGCATTGCGATTTACTACGGCGCAGCCGATACAGTAACCGCACTTGCCTTCGGTTATGTAGACGAAATCATCGATTTCGTGAAAAACAACTCCCGCGTGGAGTAA